A genomic window from Flavobacterium azooxidireducens includes:
- a CDS encoding GEVED domain-containing protein, with protein sequence MKKILLLTAFVLSAFIASAQEDCSQVSSGSISDGGFLGGDTNQLLAVDIPVFEGTTFTVSTIKLNLIGPSTYVDIIIRSDNSGVPGTIIDTYSNVDITSSTIVGSNFGFDFYQVTLNVASLNLVFDAPTGVSRYWMEVLSDADGWESDSSVEVGLAGAFANSSTTGAWAIGTGDYVYELIGECEGDFPILYCNANAGSCTYESITNVTFADLNHTSGCGAGYNDYTDMVATVTQGETVQLSVTVETDEDDYIFVFIDWNNDGLFDGANESYQVAGPVEIAQAYTFDISVPEDAAVGQTRMRVFISWDEPDTNACSSVDYGEVEDYTLNIQAAANLNDFFASNISIYPNPTADIFNLVSNTSTFENVKVTDLNGRTVKNIYVNSLSSTEVNISDLTSGMYFVTVQTDNGSGSTKIIKK encoded by the coding sequence ATGAAAAAAATTTTACTTTTAACCGCCTTTGTTTTGTCGGCTTTTATTGCAAGTGCACAAGAAGACTGTAGTCAGGTTAGCTCAGGATCAATTTCAGATGGAGGTTTTCTTGGAGGTGATACAAATCAATTATTGGCTGTAGATATTCCGGTATTTGAAGGAACTACTTTTACTGTTAGCACTATCAAGTTAAACCTTATTGGGCCATCAACCTATGTTGATATTATAATTCGTTCAGACAATTCCGGAGTACCAGGAACTATAATCGATACATATAGTAATGTTGATATTACTAGTTCTACTATAGTAGGTAGTAATTTTGGATTTGATTTTTATCAAGTTACTCTAAATGTAGCTTCGCTTAATCTTGTATTTGATGCTCCAACCGGTGTTTCACGTTATTGGATGGAAGTTCTTTCAGATGCAGACGGATGGGAATCAGACTCCTCCGTTGAAGTTGGTTTAGCAGGTGCATTTGCAAATAGCAGTACAACAGGAGCATGGGCAATTGGAACGGGGGATTATGTGTATGAGTTAATTGGAGAATGTGAGGGAGATTTTCCTATTTTATATTGTAATGCAAATGCTGGAAGTTGTACTTATGAATCTATCACTAATGTAACTTTTGCTGATTTGAATCATACCTCTGGTTGTGGTGCGGGTTATAATGACTATACTGATATGGTTGCAACTGTAACACAAGGTGAAACAGTGCAATTGTCTGTAACTGTTGAAACTGATGAAGATGATTATATTTTTGTTTTTATTGATTGGAATAATGATGGCTTGTTTGATGGTGCGAATGAATCATACCAAGTAGCCGGACCTGTTGAAATAGCTCAAGCTTATACTTTTGATATTTCTGTTCCAGAAGATGCTGCAGTAGGGCAAACTCGTATGAGAGTTTTTATTTCTTGGGACGAGCCGGACACAAATGCCTGTTCTTCGGTTGATTACGGAGAGGTAGAAGATTACACTTTAAATATACAAGCTGCTGCGAATTTAAATGATTTCTTTGCTAGTAATATTTCAATTTATCCAAACCCAACAGCAGATATTTTTAACTTAGTAAGTAATACTTCTACTTTTGAAAATGTTAAAGTAACTGATTTAAACGGAAGAACCGTAAAAAACATCTACGTTAATTCATTGTCTTCAACAGAAGTTAATATTTCTGATTTAACATCAGGAATGTATTTTGTAACTGTTCAAACTGATAACGGTTCTGGTTCTACAAAAATCATCAAAAAATAA
- a CDS encoding alpha/beta fold hydrolase, giving the protein MKNLKKIDLFNFNLEIGKVRPYIPLYFETFGQPVGSVPVILVNHALTGNSTITGENGWWNDLIGENKTINTNHFTVIAFNIPGNGYDNVFGNLISDYKDFTIRDIARIFWEGLFRLNIDELFTVIGGSLGGAIAWEMAAQHPTKIKNLIPIATDWKATDWVISNVLIQDKILNNSDDPIADARLHAMLLYRTPQSINQRFQRKQNNVFEVENWLINHGSKLKNRFRLSSYKLMNHLLKTNDITKNRKDFVTVASQIQANIHIVSVDTDYFFIAEENRETYQNLKKIKENVFYHEIQSIHGHDAFLIEFNQLATFLSPIFNTQNTQKYVNA; this is encoded by the coding sequence ATGAAAAACTTAAAAAAAATAGATTTATTTAATTTCAATTTAGAAATTGGAAAAGTCAGACCTTATATTCCGTTGTATTTCGAAACGTTCGGACAACCCGTCGGTTCTGTTCCGGTAATTTTGGTTAATCACGCCTTAACCGGAAACTCTACCATCACTGGCGAAAACGGTTGGTGGAATGATTTAATCGGTGAAAATAAAACCATCAACACGAATCATTTCACCGTCATCGCTTTCAATATTCCCGGAAACGGATACGATAATGTCTTCGGAAATTTAATTTCAGATTACAAAGATTTTACCATTCGTGATATTGCAAGAATTTTTTGGGAAGGATTATTTCGTCTCAATATTGATGAACTTTTCACCGTGATCGGCGGAAGTTTAGGGGGAGCAATCGCTTGGGAAATGGCCGCTCAACATCCCACCAAAATTAAAAACCTAATTCCAATTGCAACCGATTGGAAAGCAACTGATTGGGTAATTTCGAACGTGCTCATTCAAGACAAAATTCTCAACAATTCTGATGATCCAATTGCCGATGCTCGTTTGCATGCGATGTTACTTTACCGAACACCACAATCCATTAATCAACGTTTTCAACGCAAACAAAACAACGTTTTTGAAGTTGAAAATTGGTTAATTAATCACGGTTCCAAACTAAAAAACCGCTTCCGATTATCATCATATAAACTGATGAATCATCTGCTAAAAACGAATGATATTACCAAAAACAGAAAAGATTTTGTAACAGTCGCAAGCCAAATTCAAGCCAACATTCATATCGTTTCTGTCGATACCGATTATTTTTTTATTGCCGAAGAAAATCGTGAAACTTATCAAAATCTAAAAAAAATAAAAGAAAATGTTTTCTATCACGAAATTCAATCCATTCACGGTCACGATGCTTTCTTAATCGAATTCAATCAATTAGCCACTTTTTTATCACCCATTTTCAACACTCAAAACACTCAAAAATATGTCAACGCTTAG
- the metK gene encoding methionine adenosyltransferase translates to MAYLFTSESVSEGHPDKVADQISDALIDNFLAFDPESKVACETLVTTGQVILAGEVKSNTYLDVQTIAREVIKKIGYTKSEYMFEANSCGVLSAIHEQSADINQGVDRASKEEQGAGDQGMMFGYATNETAEYMPLALKLSHQLLQDLADLRRENNEITYLRPDAKSQVTLEYSDDNKPVRIDAIVVSTQHDDFADEPTMLAKIKKDIIEILIPRVIAKNPQYAHLFNDDIKYHINPTGKFVIGGPHGDTGLTGRKIIVDTYGGKGAHGGGAFSGKDPSKVDRSAAYATRHIAKNLVAAGVADEILVQVSYAIGVAQPTSINVNTYGTAKVNLKDGEISKIVENIFDMRPYFIEQRLKLRNPIYSETAAYGHMGRTPETVTKTFTAPGGLSKTIEVELFTWEKLDFVEPVKKAFGL, encoded by the coding sequence ATGGCTTATTTATTTACGTCTGAGTCAGTTAGCGAAGGGCATCCGGACAAAGTAGCAGATCAAATCAGTGATGCTTTAATCGATAATTTTTTGGCTTTTGACCCTGAATCTAAAGTGGCTTGTGAAACTTTGGTTACAACAGGTCAAGTAATTCTTGCTGGTGAAGTAAAATCAAATACCTATTTAGATGTTCAAACCATTGCCAGGGAAGTAATTAAAAAAATTGGTTACACCAAAAGTGAATATATGTTTGAAGCCAATTCCTGCGGTGTTTTATCAGCCATTCACGAACAATCTGCCGATATTAATCAAGGAGTAGACAGAGCCAGTAAAGAAGAACAAGGTGCGGGTGACCAAGGTATGATGTTCGGTTATGCTACTAATGAAACTGCCGAATATATGCCGTTAGCGTTGAAATTATCACACCAATTGTTGCAAGATTTGGCTGATTTACGTAGAGAAAACAACGAGATTACCTATTTGCGTCCTGATGCAAAATCGCAAGTTACTTTAGAGTATTCTGATGATAATAAACCTGTTCGAATAGATGCAATTGTAGTTTCTACTCAACACGATGACTTTGCAGATGAACCAACAATGTTGGCAAAAATCAAGAAAGATATAATTGAAATTTTGATTCCTAGAGTTATCGCTAAGAATCCTCAATATGCTCATTTATTTAATGATGATATTAAATACCACATTAATCCAACCGGAAAGTTTGTAATTGGTGGTCCTCATGGAGATACCGGTTTAACCGGAAGAAAAATTATAGTGGATACTTATGGTGGAAAAGGAGCTCACGGTGGTGGTGCTTTTTCCGGAAAAGATCCATCAAAAGTAGATAGAAGTGCAGCTTATGCAACACGTCATATTGCTAAAAATTTGGTTGCAGCGGGTGTTGCAGATGAAATTTTAGTGCAGGTTTCGTATGCTATTGGTGTGGCTCAACCAACTTCAATCAATGTAAATACGTATGGCACAGCAAAAGTGAATTTGAAAGACGGTGAAATCAGTAAAATAGTAGAAAACATTTTTGATATGCGTCCTTACTTTATTGAACAACGCTTAAAGTTAAGAAATCCAATTTACAGTGAAACTGCTGCTTATGGTCACATGGGAAGAACTCCGGAAACTGTAACCAAAACTTTTACAGCTCCCGGCGGTTTATCAAAAACCATTGAAGTAGAATTGTTTACTTGGGAAAAATTAGATTTTGTTGAGCCTGTAAAAAAAGCTTTTGGATTATAA
- a CDS encoding homoserine dehydrogenase family protein, with protein sequence MSTLRINVILFGIGNVGSTLINQVLESQQFFLEKRNIDLRFPIITNSTVAFFEKDGIKNQWESNFQSTAFPYSIEDIVDYVQTNNLENLIAVDATASEELIKFYIPLIQNGFSIVAANKKANTLHSDFYKELRRNLQKFDQSFLYETNVGAGLPVVQTINELYLSGEKITKIRGVFSGSLSYIFNRFGNENTAFSSILKEAEKSGYTEPDSREDLSGNDVARKLLILAREIGIQKEFSDVQISSLLLPDLNEENTKAEYASNKQLLDKPYEIAKITQSENHVLRYVGELDVTSQKLEVKLISTPINSALGQLKGADNLIEIYTKSYGEIPIVIQGAGAGKQVTARGVLNDILKIAEKIKLKESVFN encoded by the coding sequence ATGTCAACGCTTAGAATAAATGTCATCCTCTTCGGAATCGGAAACGTAGGAAGCACGCTCATCAATCAAGTTTTAGAAAGCCAACAATTTTTTCTCGAAAAAAGAAATATTGATTTGCGATTTCCCATCATAACCAATTCAACCGTAGCATTCTTCGAAAAAGACGGCATCAAAAACCAATGGGAAAGCAATTTTCAATCAACCGCTTTTCCTTATTCCATCGAAGATATCGTCGATTATGTTCAAACCAATAACCTTGAAAATCTCATCGCCGTCGATGCCACTGCCAGCGAAGAGTTGATTAAATTTTACATTCCGCTCATTCAAAATGGATTCAGCATCGTAGCAGCCAACAAAAAAGCAAATACCTTGCATTCCGATTTCTACAAAGAATTACGTCGAAATCTTCAAAAATTCGACCAGTCTTTTTTATACGAAACCAATGTCGGTGCCGGTTTACCCGTCGTTCAAACCATCAATGAATTATACCTTTCCGGCGAAAAAATCACTAAAATCAGAGGCGTTTTTTCCGGTTCGTTAAGCTATATTTTCAATCGATTTGGAAACGAAAACACCGCTTTTTCATCTATTCTAAAAGAAGCCGAAAAATCCGGCTACACCGAACCCGATTCCAGAGAAGATCTTTCCGGAAACGATGTCGCCCGAAAATTACTCATCCTCGCCAGAGAAATCGGCATTCAAAAAGAGTTTTCAGACGTGCAAATTTCTTCCCTTTTATTACCCGATTTAAACGAGGAAAATACCAAAGCGGAATACGCTTCTAACAAACAATTGCTCGATAAACCCTACGAAATCGCCAAAATCACCCAATCCGAAAATCACGTGCTTCGTTACGTTGGCGAACTCGATGTAACCAGCCAAAAACTCGAAGTCAAACTCATTTCAACGCCAATAAATTCAGCACTCGGACAACTCAAAGGGGCCGATAATCTCATCGAAATCTACACAAAATCCTATGGCGAAATCCCAATCGTCATTCAAGGTGCCGGTGCCGGAAAACAAGTCACAGCCAGAGGAGTTTTAAACGATATTCTCAAAATTGCCGAAAAAATCAAGTTAAAAGAATCAGTTTTTAATTAA
- a CDS encoding homocysteine S-methyltransferase family protein → MSKIEKAIQERILVLDGAMGTMLQRNNFSEEDFRGERFKNFPHPLKGNNDLLSITQPEAVKAVHRAYFQAGADIVETNTFSGTTIGMADYHLEDLVYELNYQSAKIAREVADEFTDKPRFVAGSIGPTNRTASMSPDVNDPGFRAVTFDELRIAYKQQVEALIDGGSDVLLVETIFDTLNAKAALFAIEEVKEERNLDIPVMVSGTITDASGRTLSGQTVEAFLISISHIPLLSIGFNCALGADQLKPYLKRLAHNTQLNISAHPNAGLPNAFGQYDQTPEEMQALIREYLQDNLINIIGGCCGTTPEHIKLIAEVAKEFKPRPNHLQGFHNLVGVK, encoded by the coding sequence ATGTCAAAAATAGAAAAAGCCATACAAGAAAGAATCCTCGTCCTCGATGGAGCGATGGGAACAATGTTACAACGAAACAATTTCTCCGAAGAAGATTTTCGCGGAGAACGTTTCAAAAATTTCCCACATCCATTAAAAGGCAACAACGACTTACTCTCCATTACCCAACCCGAAGCCGTAAAAGCCGTTCACCGAGCCTATTTTCAAGCTGGTGCTGATATCGTAGAAACAAACACTTTTTCCGGAACCACCATCGGAATGGCCGATTATCATCTCGAAGATTTAGTGTACGAACTCAATTACCAATCCGCCAAAATCGCCCGCGAAGTTGCCGATGAATTCACCGATAAACCTCGTTTTGTTGCCGGTTCCATCGGACCAACCAACCGAACCGCATCAATGAGTCCCGACGTAAACGACCCCGGATTTCGAGCCGTTACGTTTGACGAATTACGCATCGCTTACAAACAACAAGTCGAAGCTCTGATAGACGGTGGTAGTGATGTTTTATTAGTAGAAACCATATTCGACACACTAAACGCAAAAGCTGCTCTTTTCGCCATCGAAGAAGTCAAAGAAGAACGAAACCTCGATATTCCGGTTATGGTTTCCGGAACAATCACAGATGCTTCCGGACGAACACTTTCCGGTCAAACCGTAGAAGCTTTTCTAATTTCCATTTCGCATATTCCATTGTTAAGCATCGGATTCAATTGTGCGTTAGGAGCAGACCAGCTAAAACCCTATTTGAAACGATTAGCACATAATACACAACTCAATATTTCAGCCCATCCCAATGCCGGATTACCCAATGCATTCGGACAATACGACCAAACACCGGAAGAAATGCAAGCGTTAATCCGTGAGTATTTGCAAGACAATTTAATCAATATTATTGGTGGTTGTTGTGGCACAACTCCGGAACACATCAAATTAATCGCCGAAGTAGCAAAAGAATTTAAACCACGCCCTAATCACCTGCAAGGTTTTCATAACCTTGTAGGTGTTAAATAA
- a CDS encoding OsmC family protein, protein MSQKIVNVLGYAKANNQFVVKAQNFDVRISKNENFPELEGPSPLEYLLAGYAGCINAVGKLVAKEKGINLKSLQVEVSGTLSLDKYQGKISYERAGFKSIQVVVKPTSDATLEELKSWIEAVENRCPIQDNLINPTPVELTLLKEFSTTEAA, encoded by the coding sequence ATGAGTCAGAAAATAGTAAACGTTTTAGGCTATGCCAAAGCCAATAATCAATTTGTTGTAAAAGCACAAAATTTTGATGTGCGAATAAGTAAGAATGAAAATTTTCCCGAATTAGAAGGGCCAAGTCCACTCGAATATTTGCTCGCCGGTTATGCCGGATGCATTAATGCTGTTGGAAAATTAGTAGCAAAAGAAAAAGGAATAAATTTAAAATCACTTCAAGTTGAAGTATCCGGAACCCTAAGTTTAGACAAATACCAGGGAAAAATTAGCTATGAAAGAGCCGGATTTAAATCAATTCAAGTCGTTGTTAAACCTACTTCTGATGCCACTTTAGAAGAATTAAAATCGTGGATTGAAGCCGTCGAAAATCGCTGTCCCATTCAAGATAACCTTATCAATCCAACTCCGGTTGAGCTGACTTTATTAAAAGAATTCTCAACCACAGAAGCAGCATAA
- the metH gene encoding methionine synthase yields the protein MAEADCKKYLKLSGLEPLIITPETNFVNVGERTNVTGSRKFLRLIKEEKYEEALDIARNQVEGGAQIIDVNMDEGMLDGVYAMTKFLNLIAAEPDIARVPVMIDSSKWEIIEAGLKVIQGKGVVNSISLKEGEETFIHHAKLIKRYGAAVIVMAFDEKGQADNYERRIEICKRSYDILVDKVGFPAEDIIFDPNIFPVATGMEEHKLNALDFFRATKWIRENLPHANISGGVSNVSFSFRGNDKVREAMHSAFLYHAIQHGMTMGIVNPEMLEIYDEIDATLLEHVEDVLLNRREDATERLLELAESYKGDFKVNEKAIQEWRNGSVQERLTHSLVKGIDEFIEIDVEEARINSTKAIEVIEINLMAGMNVVGDLFGSGKMFLPQVVKSARVMKKAVAYLLPFIEEEKDSTASSSAGKVLMATVKGDVHDIGKNIVAVVLACNSFEIIDLGVMVPPEKIIEAAIRENVDIIGLSGLITPSLDEMVYLAKEMDKLNIKIPIMIGGATTSRAHTAVKIAPEYKETVVHVNDASRAVTVATNLLQAETKTAYAKTVREDYDHLREGYLNRSREKNFLSITEARKNKLQLDWKNYHPSKPNFIGTKTIEVELSELVDFIDWTPFFQSWELFGKYPAILTDEIVGQQASDLFEDAQKMLQQIVNEKWLTAKGIMGIFPANTENDDDITLYPTTDNRQPTTFISLRQQSQKTAGAPNIALADFIAPKESGIQDYIGCFCVTTGFGVDEKASEFEKQLDDYNSILVKALGDRLAEAFAEYLHLKVRKEIWGYASDEKLSNEDLIKENYTGIRPAPGYPACPDHLEKPTIWKLLNVEEKIGVKLTESMAMWPASSVSGYYFAHPESKYFGLGKIKKDQVEDYAKRRNISLEMAMKWLSPNIAD from the coding sequence ATGGCAGAAGCTGATTGTAAAAAATATTTAAAATTATCCGGTCTCGAACCGCTTATCATAACTCCTGAAACGAATTTCGTAAACGTCGGCGAACGAACAAACGTTACCGGTTCACGAAAATTTCTTCGTTTAATCAAAGAAGAAAAGTACGAAGAAGCTCTTGATATCGCTCGAAATCAAGTGGAAGGTGGAGCCCAAATCATCGACGTGAATATGGACGAAGGAATGTTGGACGGCGTATATGCGATGACCAAATTCCTAAACTTAATCGCCGCAGAACCCGATATCGCTCGAGTTCCGGTGATGATTGACAGTTCTAAATGGGAAATCATCGAAGCCGGATTAAAAGTCATTCAAGGAAAAGGTGTCGTCAATTCCATTTCGTTAAAAGAAGGAGAAGAAACCTTTATTCATCACGCCAAATTAATCAAACGATACGGTGCAGCTGTCATCGTGATGGCTTTTGACGAAAAAGGTCAAGCCGATAATTACGAAAGACGTATCGAAATTTGCAAAAGAAGCTACGATATTTTAGTGGATAAAGTAGGTTTTCCGGCAGAAGACATCATTTTCGACCCAAATATTTTCCCTGTAGCTACGGGAATGGAGGAGCATAAATTAAATGCTTTAGATTTTTTCAGAGCCACCAAATGGATTCGTGAAAATCTACCGCATGCCAATATTTCCGGGGGTGTAAGTAATGTTTCCTTTTCCTTTCGTGGAAACGACAAAGTACGTGAAGCGATGCATTCGGCTTTTCTTTATCATGCCATTCAACACGGAATGACGATGGGCATTGTGAATCCGGAAATGCTGGAGATTTATGATGAAATTGATGCAACATTATTAGAACACGTTGAAGATGTTTTATTAAACAGAAGAGAAGATGCCACTGAACGACTTTTGGAATTAGCCGAGAGTTATAAAGGGGATTTTAAAGTCAATGAAAAAGCGATTCAAGAATGGCGAAATGGCTCAGTTCAAGAACGATTAACCCATTCATTAGTCAAAGGAATTGATGAGTTCATCGAAATTGATGTTGAAGAAGCCAGAATAAATTCCACAAAAGCCATCGAAGTTATTGAAATTAATTTAATGGCTGGGATGAATGTTGTTGGTGATTTATTTGGTAGCGGAAAAATGTTTTTACCACAAGTAGTTAAGTCAGCTCGAGTAATGAAAAAAGCTGTGGCTTATTTACTTCCTTTCATCGAAGAAGAGAAAGATTCAACTGCTTCGTCATCTGCTGGAAAAGTGTTGATGGCAACCGTAAAAGGCGACGTGCACGACATTGGTAAAAATATTGTGGCAGTTGTTTTAGCTTGTAATAGTTTTGAAATCATTGATTTAGGCGTAATGGTTCCGCCGGAAAAAATCATCGAAGCGGCTATTCGTGAAAATGTTGACATCATTGGTTTAAGCGGATTAATCACACCATCGTTGGATGAAATGGTTTATTTGGCGAAAGAAATGGATAAGTTGAACATCAAAATTCCAATTATGATTGGTGGTGCAACGACTTCTCGTGCTCATACTGCCGTGAAAATAGCCCCTGAATATAAAGAAACCGTTGTTCACGTAAATGATGCTTCGCGAGCGGTTACTGTCGCTACAAATTTATTGCAAGCGGAAACAAAAACAGCCTACGCCAAAACGGTTCGAGAGGATTATGATCATCTTCGGGAAGGGTATTTGAATAGGAGTAGAGAAAAGAATTTCTTATCAATTACCGAAGCCAGAAAAAATAAATTACAACTGGATTGGAAAAATTACCATCCATCAAAACCCAATTTTATCGGAACAAAAACTATAGAAGTTGAATTATCCGAATTAGTTGATTTCATCGATTGGACACCGTTTTTTCAATCGTGGGAATTATTCGGAAAATATCCTGCCATTTTAACCGATGAAATTGTAGGTCAACAAGCTTCTGATTTATTTGAAGATGCTCAAAAGATGCTACAACAAATCGTAAACGAAAAATGGTTAACCGCCAAAGGAATTATGGGAATTTTTCCAGCGAATACTGAAAATGATGATGATATTACCCTTTATCCAACAACCGACAACCGACAACCGACAACTTTTATTTCCCTTCGTCAGCAATCCCAAAAAACTGCCGGAGCACCAAACATCGCTCTAGCCGATTTTATCGCTCCAAAAGAAAGCGGAATTCAAGATTACATCGGCTGTTTTTGTGTCACAACCGGATTTGGTGTAGATGAAAAAGCATCAGAATTTGAAAAACAATTGGACGATTATAATTCCATTTTAGTAAAAGCATTAGGCGATCGATTAGCGGAAGCTTTTGCAGAATATTTACACCTAAAAGTGCGAAAAGAAATTTGGGGCTACGCTTCCGATGAAAAATTATCTAATGAGGATTTAATCAAAGAAAATTACACCGGGATTCGTCCCGCTCCGGGTTATCCTGCTTGTCCGGATCATTTGGAAAAACCTACAATTTGGAAACTATTAAATGTAGAAGAAAAAATAGGTGTAAAATTGACTGAAAGTATGGCAATGTGGCCGGCATCTTCGGTTTCTGGATATTATTTTGCTCATCCGGAAAGCAAATATTTCGGATTAGGAAAAATCAAAAAAGATCAAGTAGAAGATTACGCAAAACGACGAAACATTAGTTTAGAAATGGCGATGAAATGGCTTTCGCCGAATATAGCAGATTAA
- a CDS encoding O-acetylhomoserine aminocarboxypropyltransferase/cysteine synthase family protein, whose product MSTQKFSTNALHAGHDVTKNAGTRAVPIYQTSSYVFNNSQHAANLFGLAEAGFIYTRLNNPTNDILEQRLATLEGGIGAVVTASGTAAIATTFLTLLKAGDHIVASNSLYGGTYNLLSVTLPRLGITTTFVDPSNPENFTKASQENTRAYFVESLGNPKLDVLDLKAISKEAKAFKVPFIVDNTVATPYLLNPIQHGADIVIHSLTKYITGNGTSLGGVIIDAGNFDWSNGKFPEFTEPSAGYHGLKYYEVLGAASFIAKVRIEGLRDFGAALSPFNAFQTIQGLETLEIRIKKHSENALALAQWLQSQEQVAWVNYPGLETSKYKALADEYLPEGKSGIVTFGLKGGFEAAKKVADETKLFSLLANIGDTKSLIIHPASTTHQQLSDSEQEATGVTKDLIRLSVGLEDIEDLKADLKAVFQTIKTPQLT is encoded by the coding sequence ATGAGCACACAAAAATTCTCCACAAACGCATTACACGCAGGACACGATGTAACCAAAAACGCAGGAACAAGAGCCGTCCCAATTTATCAAACATCTTCGTATGTATTTAATAACTCTCAACACGCAGCCAATCTTTTTGGTTTAGCCGAAGCCGGTTTTATCTACACACGTTTAAACAATCCAACTAACGACATTTTAGAGCAACGTTTAGCAACGCTCGAAGGCGGAATCGGAGCCGTAGTCACTGCATCAGGAACTGCCGCCATCGCAACAACCTTCTTAACGTTATTAAAAGCGGGTGATCACATCGTTGCTTCCAACAGTTTATATGGCGGAACCTATAATTTGTTGAGTGTAACCTTACCAAGATTAGGAATCACCACCACATTTGTAGATCCGTCCAATCCTGAAAACTTCACAAAAGCTTCTCAAGAAAATACACGAGCTTATTTTGTTGAAAGTCTTGGAAATCCAAAATTAGACGTTCTCGATTTAAAAGCAATTTCAAAAGAAGCTAAAGCTTTCAAAGTGCCTTTTATTGTTGATAATACCGTGGCAACTCCTTATTTATTAAACCCAATTCAACACGGAGCAGACATCGTTATTCATTCCTTAACCAAATACATCACAGGAAACGGTACATCATTGGGCGGAGTCATCATCGATGCAGGAAATTTTGATTGGAGTAACGGAAAATTCCCAGAATTCACTGAACCTTCTGCCGGTTATCACGGATTAAAATATTATGAAGTTCTTGGAGCAGCTTCTTTTATTGCTAAAGTTAGAATCGAAGGCTTACGCGATTTTGGTGCAGCTCTAAGTCCATTTAACGCTTTTCAAACTATTCAAGGATTAGAAACTTTGGAAATCCGAATTAAAAAACACAGCGAAAATGCATTGGCTTTAGCCCAATGGTTGCAAAGTCAAGAACAAGTAGCTTGGGTAAATTATCCCGGTTTGGAAACTTCAAAATACAAAGCGTTAGCTGATGAATATTTACCCGAAGGAAAAAGCGGTATCGTCACATTCGGACTCAAAGGCGGATTTGAAGCTGCCAAAAAAGTAGCCGATGAAACCAAATTGTTCTCGCTTTTAGCGAATATCGGAGATACAAAATCTTTAATCATTCATCCGGCAAGTACTACGCATCAACAATTGTCTGATTCCGAACAAGAAGCAACCGGAGTAACCAAAGATTTAATTCGTCTTTCAGTCGGATTAGAAGACATCGAAGATTTAAAAGCCGATTTGAAAGCCGTATTTCAAACCATAAAAACCCCTCAATTAACCTAA